One Acidimicrobiia bacterium DNA segment encodes these proteins:
- the meaB gene encoding methylmalonyl Co-A mutase-associated GTPase MeaB has translation MTELAARLRDGDRRALARAITLVESTRPDHRAEADALLTEVLPAAGEARRVGISGAPGSGKSTLIEALGLHVVREGAAVAVLAVDPSSTRSGGSILGDKTRMGELTRQPEAFVRPSPTGGTLGGVARRTREAMLLCEAAGFDVVIVETVGTGQSEVAVEGMVDCFLVLVGPGGGDELQGIKRGIIELADLVVVTKADGELRRAAEVTAAEYASALRLLRPKHAEWSPVVLRCSAIEGTGIGELWAAVVAFGDALAASGALAQRRADQSRAWLWSEIGAGLLERVRGAPGVADLTRRLEADVVAGRVPPPVAAEQVLAAFLGSGRPARN, from the coding sequence GTGACCGAGCTGGCGGCTCGCCTGCGGGACGGGGACCGACGGGCGTTGGCGCGGGCCATCACGCTGGTGGAGAGCACCCGCCCCGATCACCGGGCCGAGGCCGACGCGCTGCTCACGGAGGTGCTCCCGGCGGCCGGGGAGGCCCGTCGGGTCGGCATCTCCGGGGCGCCCGGCTCGGGAAAGTCGACGCTCATCGAGGCGCTCGGCCTGCACGTCGTGCGCGAGGGCGCAGCCGTCGCCGTGCTCGCCGTCGACCCGTCGAGCACCCGGTCGGGCGGCTCGATCCTCGGTGACAAGACGCGCATGGGAGAGCTGACCCGGCAGCCCGAGGCGTTCGTGCGGCCGTCGCCGACCGGCGGCACGCTCGGCGGGGTGGCCCGGCGGACCCGAGAGGCGATGCTGCTCTGCGAGGCGGCGGGCTTCGACGTCGTCATCGTCGAGACGGTCGGGACCGGCCAGTCCGAGGTCGCGGTGGAGGGGATGGTCGACTGCTTCCTCGTGCTCGTCGGACCCGGCGGCGGCGACGAGCTGCAAGGCATCAAGCGGGGGATCATCGAGCTCGCCGACCTCGTGGTCGTCACGAAGGCCGACGGCGAGCTGCGCCGCGCCGCCGAGGTGACCGCGGCGGAGTACGCGTCCGCGCTGCGGCTCCTGAGACCCAAGCACGCGGAGTGGAGCCCGGTCGTGCTGCGCTGCTCCGCGATCGAGGGCACCGGCATCGGCGAGCTGTGGGCGGCGGTCGTCGCCTTCGGCGACGCGCTCGCGGCCAGCGGGGCGCTGGCCCAGCGCCGCGCCGACCAGAGCCGGGCGTGGCTGTGGAGCGAGATCGGGGCCGGCCTGCTCGAGCGGGTCCGGGGCGCGCCGGGCGTGGCCGACCTCACCCGCCGCCTCGAGGCGGACGTCGTCGCCGGCCGCGTCCCGCCCCCGGTGGCGGCCGAGCAGGTCCTCGCGGCCTTTCTCGGCTCGGGTCGGCCGGCTCGGAACTGA
- a CDS encoding EAL domain-containing protein, giving the protein MEAGLALAAGFFAGMFVTALLLWFHERAARRAVDEASVRLRSHEARTQALLRESRDILVVLAGDGTVRYVSPAADRILGRSGAKFVGTSAAALVHPDDLDRLTAALQAAAAAPGESHRLEFRAQRGDGRWVLLEAAVDDLRQDPAVDGVVLACHDVSDRQRAEAARLEAHERFRTTFEHAPIGMALIGLDGRLAQVNRSLAQMVGRAADQLAGAPLLSFIEPDDQDAVSQVMRRVVGGELGHARVEPRLAHVDGRPVWVALTVSLVRDGFGAPLHLMTQAEDVTERRHSGERLAHQAVHDPLTGLPNRARFVEQLRDALARPQAGGRVAVLFVDLDHFKVVNDSLGHAAGDRLLVAIADRLRTATRPSDALARFAGDEFTILCEGVRDEATAFELADRVSGAVAKPVPLVEGEVFVSASVGIALSTGDMETPETLLRNADAAMHRAKDQGRARAGLYDANAHDQAVRQLRTGNDLHRALERGELRMHYQPIMSLETGRLSGFEALLRWEHPERGLVRPDEFVSLAEETGLVVPIGSWALEVACRQAASWHAHGAPVTISVNLSPRQLAEPALVESVAAVLARSGINPVAVWLEITESTLMRDAESAVTTLGALRALGVHLSVDDFGTGYSSMSYLKRFPVESLKVDRSFIDGLGRDPEDTAICTAVVSLAHALGLRAVAEGVETPEQLAELRTLGCELGQGYLFGRPAPAEAWGSRPHEQLTTSLRSA; this is encoded by the coding sequence ATGGAGGCGGGGCTCGCGCTCGCAGCGGGCTTCTTCGCCGGCATGTTTGTGACCGCGCTCCTGCTGTGGTTCCACGAGCGGGCGGCTCGACGCGCCGTCGACGAGGCCAGCGTCCGGCTGCGAAGCCACGAGGCGCGGACCCAAGCCCTCCTCCGCGAGTCGCGGGACATCCTCGTGGTCCTGGCTGGGGACGGGACCGTCCGCTACGTCAGCCCCGCCGCCGACCGGATCCTCGGGCGGAGCGGCGCCAAGTTCGTCGGCACCAGCGCCGCGGCGCTCGTGCATCCCGACGACCTCGACCGCCTCACCGCGGCGCTGCAAGCCGCCGCCGCCGCGCCGGGCGAGAGCCACCGGCTCGAGTTCCGTGCCCAGCGCGGCGACGGGCGCTGGGTGCTCCTCGAGGCCGCGGTCGACGACCTCCGCCAGGACCCCGCCGTCGACGGCGTCGTCCTCGCCTGTCACGACGTCAGCGACCGGCAGCGCGCCGAGGCGGCCCGGCTGGAGGCGCACGAGCGGTTCCGGACCACCTTCGAGCACGCGCCGATCGGCATGGCCCTCATCGGCCTCGACGGCCGGCTCGCCCAGGTGAACCGCTCCCTGGCCCAGATGGTCGGCCGCGCCGCGGACCAGCTCGCGGGCGCCCCCCTCCTGTCGTTCATCGAGCCCGACGACCAGGACGCCGTGAGCCAGGTGATGCGTCGGGTCGTCGGGGGCGAGCTGGGCCACGCCCGGGTCGAGCCCCGCCTCGCCCACGTCGACGGGCGCCCGGTCTGGGTCGCGCTCACGGTCTCGCTGGTCCGGGACGGCTTCGGCGCACCGCTGCACCTGATGACCCAGGCCGAGGACGTCACCGAGCGGCGCCACAGTGGGGAGCGGCTCGCCCACCAGGCCGTCCACGACCCGCTGACCGGGCTGCCGAACCGGGCCCGCTTCGTCGAGCAGCTCCGCGACGCCCTCGCGCGCCCGCAGGCCGGAGGGCGGGTCGCGGTGCTCTTCGTCGACCTCGACCACTTCAAGGTCGTGAACGACAGCCTGGGCCACGCCGCCGGCGACCGGCTGCTCGTCGCCATCGCCGACCGTCTGCGCACCGCCACCCGGCCGAGCGACGCGCTGGCCCGCTTCGCCGGCGACGAGTTCACGATCCTCTGCGAGGGCGTGCGCGACGAGGCCACCGCGTTCGAGCTCGCCGACCGCGTCTCCGGCGCGGTCGCCAAGCCCGTGCCGCTCGTCGAGGGCGAGGTGTTCGTGAGCGCCAGCGTCGGCATCGCCCTGTCGACCGGAGACATGGAGACCCCCGAGACCCTGCTGCGCAACGCCGACGCCGCGATGCACCGGGCCAAGGACCAGGGGCGGGCCCGCGCGGGTCTGTACGACGCCAACGCCCACGACCAGGCGGTCCGCCAGCTCCGCACCGGCAACGACCTGCACCGCGCCCTCGAGCGGGGCGAGCTGCGCATGCACTACCAGCCGATCATGAGCCTCGAGACCGGGCGGCTCTCCGGCTTCGAGGCCCTGCTCCGCTGGGAGCACCCGGAGCGGGGGCTGGTGCGGCCGGACGAGTTCGTGTCGCTCGCCGAGGAGACGGGACTCGTGGTGCCGATCGGGTCGTGGGCGCTCGAGGTGGCCTGCCGGCAGGCCGCGTCCTGGCACGCGCACGGGGCCCCGGTCACGATCAGCGTCAACCTCTCGCCCCGCCAGCTCGCCGAGCCCGCCCTCGTCGAATCCGTGGCGGCCGTGCTCGCCCGCAGCGGCATCAACCCGGTCGCGGTCTGGCTCGAGATCACGGAGAGCACCCTGATGCGCGACGCCGAATCGGCGGTCACGACGCTCGGCGCGCTGCGGGCCCTCGGGGTCCACCTCTCGGTGGACGACTTCGGGACGGGCTACTCGTCGATGAGCTACCTGAAGCGCTTCCCGGTCGAGTCGCTGAAGGTCGACCGCTCGTTCATCGACGGCCTCGGGCGCGATCCCGAGGACACGGCCATCTGCACCGCGGTCGTGAGCCTGGCGCACGCGCTCGGGCTGCGCGCCGTGGCCGAGGGCGTCGAGACGCCCGAGCAGCTCGCCGAGCTGCGCACGCTCGGCTGCGAGCTGGGTCAGGGCTACCTCTTCGGGCGCCCGGCGCCGGCCGAGGCCTGGGGGTCCCGCCCGCACGAGCAGCTCACGACCAGCCTCCGAAGCGCGTAG
- a CDS encoding aldo/keto reductase, whose product MAENPNPTDARTWILGDDLPVRRLGFGAMRITGPGIWGEPPDHDEAVAVLRRAVELGVDLIDTADSYGPFVSEQLIAEALHPYPEHVVIATKGGLLRDGPGQWRPDGRPEHLRAACEGSLQRLRLEQIPLYQLHRPDPKVPLEDSIGALVALQREGKVRHIGVSNVDGRQLTAAMRITPIVSVQNRYNPTDRSANAVLERCEAEHLAFLPWAPLGAGGLGSDARIAALAARHGATVNQVAVAWLLARSPVILPIPGTGSVAHLEENLAAASLRLAPDEMDLSAA is encoded by the coding sequence GTGGCTGAGAACCCGAACCCGACGGACGCTCGGACCTGGATCCTCGGCGACGATCTCCCGGTCCGGCGGTTGGGCTTCGGCGCGATGCGAATCACGGGCCCCGGGATCTGGGGCGAGCCCCCGGACCACGACGAAGCGGTCGCGGTGCTCCGGCGAGCGGTCGAGCTCGGCGTCGACCTCATCGACACCGCCGATTCGTACGGGCCCTTCGTCAGCGAGCAGCTCATCGCCGAGGCGCTCCACCCCTACCCGGAGCACGTCGTAATCGCCACGAAGGGAGGCCTGCTGCGGGACGGGCCCGGGCAGTGGCGCCCGGACGGGCGCCCCGAGCACCTCCGCGCCGCCTGCGAGGGGAGCCTGCAGCGGCTGCGCCTCGAGCAGATCCCGCTCTACCAGCTCCACCGACCCGACCCGAAGGTCCCGCTCGAGGACTCGATCGGCGCCCTCGTCGCGCTCCAGCGAGAGGGCAAGGTCCGCCACATCGGCGTGTCGAACGTCGACGGTCGCCAGCTGACGGCCGCGATGAGGATCACGCCGATCGTGTCGGTCCAGAACCGCTACAACCCGACCGATCGGAGCGCCAACGCGGTCCTCGAGCGGTGCGAGGCCGAGCACCTCGCCTTCCTGCCCTGGGCCCCGCTCGGCGCCGGCGGGCTCGGCTCGGACGCGCGGATCGCCGCGCTGGCGGCCCGGCACGGCGCGACGGTCAACCAGGTGGCCGTGGCGTGGCTGCTCGCCCGCTCGCCGGTGATCCTCCCGATCCCCGGGACCGGCTCCGTCGCGCACCTCGAGGAAAACCTGGCCGCGGCGTCCCTGCGCCTGGCGCCGGACGAGATGGACCTGAGCGCGGCCTAA
- a CDS encoding DUF2630 family protein, whose protein sequence is MDDQELVAYIGKLVAEEHELEQHRDRRGLSDEDHERLRNLDVQLDQCWDLLRQRRARREVGDDPEQAAVRPASTVEHYRQ, encoded by the coding sequence ATGGACGATCAGGAGCTGGTCGCGTACATCGGCAAACTCGTCGCCGAGGAGCACGAGCTCGAGCAGCACCGCGATCGACGCGGTCTCTCCGACGAGGACCACGAGCGCCTCCGCAACCTCGACGTCCAGCTCGACCAGTGCTGGGACCTGCTTCGACAGCGCCGGGCCCGGCGCGAGGTCGGGGACGACCCCGAGCAGGCCGCGGTGCGGCCGGCCTCGACGGTCGAGCACTACCGGCAGTGA
- a CDS encoding SH3 domain-containing protein: protein MTELRTLRQWMEALGLQVSTGTGASAPEELWVTPPHDAEPRLVIRAGEPGTFEIVYERRVSASNLDAEWRAPWDTDPPAATLSQAARQLAGGYPLVEADTSPDGDDVVVRLRAPVLADGLTGQGLGLTVSSVLKAAQSLQLLIAGRAEQLAAWTDYQGSLDQHRQEQRALVDQMKSGPPPADATVPVAAASAASPGAAAWAPTHTLRRPAPAWAQPDAALAAVATIEQRTQVQVLERYGDWTRVLCSNGWSGWIDGRDLKAR, encoded by the coding sequence ATGACCGAGCTGCGGACGTTGCGCCAGTGGATGGAGGCCCTCGGCCTCCAGGTCAGCACGGGCACCGGCGCGTCGGCGCCCGAGGAGCTCTGGGTGACGCCGCCCCACGACGCCGAGCCCCGGCTCGTGATCCGCGCCGGCGAGCCCGGGACCTTCGAGATCGTCTACGAACGCCGCGTCAGCGCGTCGAACCTCGACGCCGAGTGGCGGGCGCCGTGGGACACGGACCCGCCCGCCGCGACGCTGAGCCAGGCTGCCCGCCAGCTCGCCGGCGGCTACCCGCTGGTCGAGGCCGACACCAGCCCCGACGGCGACGACGTCGTGGTCCGGCTCCGGGCGCCGGTCCTTGCCGACGGGCTCACCGGTCAGGGTCTCGGGCTGACCGTGTCGTCGGTGCTGAAAGCCGCCCAGAGCCTCCAGCTCCTCATCGCCGGCCGAGCCGAGCAGCTGGCCGCCTGGACGGACTACCAGGGCAGCCTCGACCAGCACCGCCAGGAGCAGCGCGCCCTCGTCGACCAGATGAAGAGCGGCCCGCCGCCCGCCGACGCGACGGTCCCGGTCGCCGCCGCCTCCGCTGCGTCGCCCGGCGCCGCCGCGTGGGCCCCGACGCACACGCTCAGGCGTCCAGCCCCGGCGTGGGCCCAGCCCGACGCCGCGCTGGCTGCCGTCGCCACCATCGAGCAGCGCACCCAGGTCCAGGTCCTCGAGCGCTACGGCGACTGGACTCGGGTCCTGTGCTCGAACGGCTGGTCGGGCTGGATCGACGGGCGCGACCTCAAGGCGAGGTAG